From the Pirellulales bacterium genome, the window CAAGCACGCCGACCTGCCGGCGCTCATCAAGCTGGTCTATGACGTCGGCATGGAAAAGGACTGCTTCTTCTGGTTCGACCGGCCGGAGCGGGCCCTGGAATTTCGCCAGCTCGACAAAGAGCTGCCGCTGAAGGTAAACGTCAGCAACGTGGCCGACGTGCGCGAGGCGGCCGAGCGGTATCGGGCCAACATCGTCGAAACATCGCTGCGGAACATGACCGACGAACTGGTCCACGCCTGTCGGGAGCGGGATTTGAAGATCATGATTCTCTCCACCAAGAAAGATCCCGAGGCGTTTCGCCAGATTGTCGAGCGCAAGGCCGACCTGGTGAACCTGGACCACGGCGATGTCTTCTTGAAGGTAGAGAAGCAGGTGCGCGAGGAAGCCGCGGGGGCGAGCGCCGGCGGTAAATAGGCCGTTCCTGCCCGCCAAAGGGGCGAAAGCTCGGTATGTGGCCGCGCCGAGGCGGCGTTGACCCCTATTTTCCGCAGGATTATATTCCGGGCTTCCAGACGGTGGCTGTAGCTCAGTTGGTTAGAGCGCCAGATTGTGGTTCTGGATGTCGGGGGTTCGAGTCCCCTCAGCCACCCCTTTCTCAAGCATGCGTACTGCCCCCTCCGACGTCCTCGACATGATCTAGCAGCCTGTTGAAAAAAGCCCTCGTGGCTTTTTTCAACCTCGCCAAGTGCGAAGCAAAGCTTCGCACGGCTCGCAAAATAACGACTTACGTCGACATTTTGCCATCGCATCCCTGCGATGTCGCAGCCCGTTGAGTTC encodes:
- a CDS encoding glycerophosphodiester phosphodiesterase family protein, with amino-acid sequence MSYRHVRVIMTTLCVCLLSLGAKASAVEVVCHRGANEYAPENTLAAAELCIEWGVAYVEIDVRTSKDGVMYILHDPWVNRTTNGKGFLFQLTSDQIDALDAGSWFDKEFAGEKVPRLEPYLRAIKGRIKVYFDVKHADLPALIKLVYDVGMEKDCFFWFDRPERALEFRQLDKELPLKVNVSNVADVREAAERYRANIVETSLRNMTDELVHACRERDLKIMILSTKKDPEAFRQIVERKADLVNLDHGDVFLKVEKQVREEAAGASAGGK